The following coding sequences lie in one Vicinamibacterales bacterium genomic window:
- a CDS encoding addiction module antidote protein → MKKKTATTRYDVAEHLRTPEEMAAYLEACFEEAGGEAAFVAKALGDIARAKGMSQVARDAGLSRESLYKALSGERSPDFDTILKVMGALGLRLHAEAAHDPNTAALQSNTSSFLLLKARRSRR, encoded by the coding sequence ATGAAGAAGAAGACGGCGACGACTCGGTACGACGTGGCGGAGCATCTCAGGACACCCGAGGAGATGGCCGCCTACCTCGAGGCGTGCTTCGAGGAAGCCGGGGGTGAGGCGGCGTTCGTGGCCAAAGCGCTCGGCGACATCGCTCGAGCGAAGGGCATGAGCCAAGTGGCCCGCGACGCCGGTCTCTCGCGCGAGAGTCTCTACAAGGCACTCTCCGGCGAGCGCAGCCCGGACTTCGACACGATCCTCAAGGTGATGGGCGCACTCGGGTTGCGATTGCACGCGGAAGCCGCCCACGACCCAAACACCGCAGCGCTTCAATCCAACACGAGCAGCTTTCTGCTGCTCAAGGCTCGTCGCTCTCGCCGATGA
- a CDS encoding (Fe-S)-binding protein: MPRLFAPGCALVLHKPALAARLHEFFSADGEEVAVLDTCCRNHPELPPGAEVINVCPGCDRRYRELYDGRISTVSAWELLACSRTFPFPDYQGVEMTVHDACPTRNQPRVHEAVRALLRRMNVTVVEPAWARTKAVCCGDSFVGLASDHKVRAQMLRRAAAMPRQQVVVYCVSCVKAMHIGGRTPRHLVDLLFGEDSPVGTFEPGAWHAQLDEHIAAH, from the coding sequence ATGCCGCGATTGTTTGCACCGGGATGCGCGCTCGTGCTGCACAAGCCAGCACTCGCAGCCAGACTTCACGAGTTCTTCTCTGCCGATGGGGAGGAGGTCGCGGTGCTGGACACCTGCTGCAGGAATCACCCGGAGCTGCCGCCAGGCGCCGAGGTCATCAACGTCTGCCCGGGATGCGATCGGCGGTACCGCGAGCTGTACGACGGCCGCATCTCGACCGTTTCCGCGTGGGAACTGCTCGCCTGCAGCCGGACTTTCCCGTTCCCTGATTATCAAGGCGTCGAAATGACCGTCCACGACGCCTGTCCAACGCGCAACCAGCCCCGCGTTCACGAAGCCGTGCGCGCCCTGCTTCGCCGGATGAACGTCACGGTCGTCGAGCCCGCCTGGGCACGCACGAAGGCCGTCTGCTGCGGCGACAGCTTCGTCGGACTCGCCAGCGATCACAAGGTGCGGGCGCAGATGCTCAGGCGGGCGGCGGCAATGCCGCGCCAGCAGGTCGTCGTGTACTGTGTGTCGTGTGTGAAGGCGATGCACATCGGCGGCCGCACGCCGCGCCACCTGGTCGACCTGCTGTTTGGCGAGGACTCGCCCGTCGGCACTTTCGAGCCCGGCGCCTGGCACGCGCAGCTCGACGAACACATCGCCGCGCATTGA
- a CDS encoding dihydrofolate reductase family protein has product MSKVVALMSMSLDGYVADLDDGVAEVFAWYFNSGDVEFHTGGADPMTFTVSAPSAEHLRGLVSGLGAMLTGRRTFDKAHGWDGNHAWGPAFVLTHQIPDGWPRPNSTVHFVTDGIESAVRQAKAAAGGKNVGVHGADIIQQLLNAGLLDEIQVDIVALLLGSGVRLFDHLAGTPAVLGNPTVIAGVGVTHLRYPVRKA; this is encoded by the coding sequence ATGTCGAAGGTTGTCGCGCTCATGTCCATGTCGCTCGACGGCTACGTCGCCGACCTCGACGATGGCGTGGCCGAAGTGTTCGCCTGGTACTTCAACTCTGGTGACGTCGAGTTCCACACGGGCGGGGCGGATCCGATGACGTTCACGGTGTCCGCGCCGAGCGCCGAGCACCTTCGTGGTCTCGTGTCCGGGCTGGGCGCCATGCTCACCGGTCGACGCACCTTCGACAAGGCGCACGGCTGGGACGGAAATCACGCGTGGGGGCCGGCATTCGTTCTGACCCACCAGATCCCCGACGGATGGCCGCGGCCCAACTCGACGGTCCACTTCGTCACCGACGGCATCGAAAGCGCCGTGCGCCAAGCCAAGGCCGCCGCCGGCGGGAAGAACGTCGGGGTCCACGGCGCGGACATCATCCAGCAGCTCTTGAATGCCGGCTTGCTCGACGAAATCCAGGTCGACATCGTGGCGCTGCTTCTTGGCTCCGGCGTTCGACTCTTTGACCACCTCGCTGGCACGCCAGCCGTTCTTGGCAACCCGACGGTGATCGCGGGCGTCGGCGTGACCCACCTGCGCTACCCGGTACGCAAGGCGTAG
- a CDS encoding DUF2200 domain-containing protein, whose translation MTEHRIYTMKFSSVYPAYVNKATRKQRTQQEVDQIIRWLTGYTAAGLKRQIMREVDIRTFFAEAPAIHPNTALITGVVCGVRVENVEDPLMRKIRYLDKLIDELAKGKAMEKILRQ comes from the coding sequence ATGACCGAGCATCGCATCTACACCATGAAGTTCTCGTCGGTCTACCCGGCGTATGTGAACAAGGCGACGCGCAAGCAGCGCACGCAGCAGGAAGTCGACCAGATCATTCGCTGGCTGACCGGCTACACCGCGGCCGGTCTCAAACGGCAGATCATGCGTGAGGTTGACATCCGCACCTTCTTCGCCGAGGCGCCGGCGATACACCCGAACACCGCGCTGATTACGGGCGTGGTCTGCGGCGTGCGCGTCGAGAATGTCGAAGACCCGCTGATGCGGAAGATCCGCTATCTCGACAAGCTCATCGACGAACTGGCCAAGGGAAAGGCGATGGAGAAGATTCTGCGGCAGTAG
- a CDS encoding GIY-YIG nuclease family protein, with product MLYPPKRFVYIIVSVNHPDRRYVGVTADAPCRLNAHNAGQNRSTARWRPWRLEVCVEFRTEWIAGRFEKYLKSGAGHAFANRHFVDER from the coding sequence GTGCTCTATCCACCCAAGCGATTCGTCTACATCATCGTGAGCGTGAACCACCCGGACCGTCGGTACGTTGGCGTCACGGCAGACGCCCCGTGCCGTCTGAACGCCCACAACGCCGGACAGAATCGGTCAACGGCTCGGTGGAGGCCATGGCGGCTCGAGGTATGTGTCGAGTTTCGAACCGAATGGATCGCGGGGCGCTTCGAGAAGTACCTGAAGTCCGGAGCGGGGCACGCGTTCGCGAATCGACATTTCGTCGATGAACGCTGA
- a CDS encoding family 16 glycosylhydrolase, whose translation MFVINLDRQLDRWRRMVDELDNVLDASGIPLSHRATRVSAVDAREDHDHPRDGLVESTYTLGDQLFVDPHPLASPDRLDLDMPIRMSPQEIAVACSHIDVWRRIAAGRYAYAMVLEDDVWFHPRFARVVDQAWSELPAAETDAPLLDILYVSYREVDYGAEKVRVSPSLFSPFRGLWYLSGYVLSKSGAERLLRSLPVRGPVDLWLNHQFGRLKVYGTVKAVIYQRLDERSSNSYSVLPVLSRVGIINSETPGAFRGRPPLRPVLAFGPSRSGLSSLAMALSMLGYRCCSDVDRLPDAELRRLLRRDPDRIFDAYVNVAGLTGYLEQLADIYPDGRMLLSVNAPELVGHREALMDMTDGRLEKASVTSVVQPGGGIGGWRARSLVLPSGAPRMWKLLCEFLRCVPPPSPYPYRDDLGHRFLEDSADEGRAEELARIRRLKFDDSPWIAPPLMSWRGVPSATRSDATPKEQTDSFAFIDDFRVPDLAFWRLRDDTFPGNLALFRPSNFVTTGCGPAQIVLRREDVGVRKYSSAALSSHGSFLHGRFEAVLRPSRVPGVVTGIFLHRDSPRQEIDIEFLGKHPRHMLTNVYYNPGGSGARFDYGYRGTPILVDLGFDATEDHHSYSIEWSPDQLRWYVDGRLVHRRANWDPTPIPHLPMRFHLNVWPCRSRELAGRLRDRCLPAACSVMSVRVAHCSVVDSRGAKTAS comes from the coding sequence GTGTTTGTGATCAATCTCGATCGCCAGCTCGATCGCTGGCGTCGGATGGTCGATGAGCTGGATAACGTGCTCGACGCGTCAGGGATTCCCCTTTCGCATCGGGCGACTCGGGTTTCGGCGGTGGACGCTCGTGAAGATCACGACCATCCCCGAGACGGGCTAGTAGAGTCCACATACACCCTCGGTGACCAGCTGTTTGTGGATCCTCATCCGCTGGCGTCGCCCGATCGACTCGATCTGGACATGCCAATTAGGATGAGCCCGCAAGAAATCGCCGTCGCGTGCTCGCACATCGACGTGTGGAGAAGGATTGCAGCCGGCCGCTACGCATACGCGATGGTGCTGGAAGACGATGTCTGGTTTCATCCACGGTTCGCGCGTGTGGTTGACCAGGCTTGGTCGGAGTTGCCCGCCGCCGAAACTGATGCCCCCCTCCTCGACATTCTCTATGTGTCATATCGCGAGGTCGACTATGGAGCTGAAAAGGTCCGAGTGTCGCCTTCGTTGTTCTCTCCGTTTCGGGGTCTGTGGTATTTGTCCGGTTATGTGCTGTCCAAGAGCGGAGCGGAAAGGCTCCTACGGTCTCTTCCAGTCCGCGGTCCTGTCGACCTCTGGCTGAATCACCAGTTTGGTCGATTGAAGGTCTATGGAACAGTCAAGGCCGTGATCTATCAGCGGCTCGATGAGAGGTCGAGTAACTCATACTCCGTTCTCCCAGTCCTTTCGCGGGTCGGCATCATAAACAGTGAGACCCCGGGAGCTTTCCGCGGACGCCCGCCCCTCAGGCCGGTTCTTGCCTTTGGACCCAGCCGATCCGGTTTGTCGTCGCTTGCGATGGCGCTGTCAATGCTGGGATATCGTTGCTGCAGCGACGTTGACAGGCTTCCAGACGCTGAGTTGCGCCGGCTCCTTCGGCGCGATCCAGACCGCATCTTCGACGCCTACGTCAACGTTGCGGGACTTACAGGCTACCTCGAACAGCTGGCCGACATCTATCCTGATGGTCGCATGCTCCTGAGTGTCAACGCCCCAGAGCTCGTTGGACATCGCGAAGCACTCATGGACATGACAGACGGTCGTCTTGAGAAGGCGTCCGTGACTTCGGTGGTCCAACCTGGCGGTGGGATAGGAGGGTGGCGGGCGCGGTCCCTGGTACTGCCTTCTGGAGCCCCGAGGATGTGGAAGCTTCTCTGTGAGTTCCTTCGCTGCGTGCCGCCGCCGAGCCCGTATCCCTACCGCGATGACCTGGGGCATCGGTTCTTGGAGGACTCCGCCGATGAGGGACGCGCCGAAGAACTTGCGCGCATCCGAAGGCTGAAGTTCGACGACTCGCCTTGGATCGCGCCGCCGCTCATGTCTTGGCGAGGCGTACCATCAGCGACGAGATCCGACGCTACACCCAAAGAGCAAACCGACTCATTCGCGTTTATCGATGACTTCCGGGTACCGGATCTCGCCTTTTGGCGGCTGCGAGACGACACGTTCCCAGGAAATCTCGCCCTCTTTAGGCCGTCGAACTTCGTTACTACTGGTTGCGGGCCTGCTCAGATCGTCCTCCGCCGCGAAGATGTCGGGGTTCGGAAGTACAGCTCGGCCGCCCTGTCTTCTCATGGGAGTTTCTTGCACGGGCGCTTTGAGGCCGTTCTGAGACCGTCGCGAGTGCCGGGTGTGGTCACAGGGATATTTCTTCATCGAGACTCACCACGGCAGGAGATAGATATTGAGTTTCTTGGCAAACATCCGCGGCATATGCTGACAAACGTCTACTACAATCCTGGGGGCAGCGGTGCTCGTTTCGACTACGGGTACCGCGGCACGCCTATTCTCGTCGACCTCGGCTTTGATGCAACCGAGGATCATCACAGTTACTCCATTGAATGGTCGCCTGATCAGCTGCGTTGGTATGTCGATGGTCGGCTCGTCCATCGACGCGCGAATTGGGACCCCACGCCGATTCCTCACCTTCCGATGCGGTTCCACCTAAATGTGTGGCCATGTCGATCGCGCGAGCTCGCGGGGAGGCTCCGAGATCGATGTCTACCGGCCGCATGCTCCGTGATGTCGGTAAGGGTGGCACATTGTTCGGTGGTTGATTCTCGAGGGGCGAAGACAGCCAGTTAG
- a CDS encoding type II toxin-antitoxin system RelE/ParE family toxin, with translation MVVELRKTARFARWLDGLQDTRGRARNEVRIERLAAGNPGDVAPVGEGVSELRIDVGQGYRVDFAQRGRALSILLAGGSKRTQAADIRAALQLARGLSESLR, from the coding sequence ATGGTGGTCGAGTTGCGCAAGACCGCCCGCTTCGCCCGGTGGCTCGATGGTCTGCAGGATACTCGGGGCAGAGCGCGAAACGAGGTTCGCATCGAACGACTGGCGGCGGGAAATCCGGGGGACGTCGCGCCAGTGGGCGAAGGCGTGTCCGAGTTGAGGATCGACGTCGGTCAGGGGTACCGCGTGGACTTCGCCCAACGGGGACGCGCGCTGAGCATCCTGCTTGCGGGCGGTAGCAAGCGCACGCAGGCGGCAGACATCAGGGCCGCGCTGCAACTGGCGCGCGGTCTGTCTGAGTCGCTGAGATGA
- a CDS encoding ParB N-terminal domain-containing protein has translation MSDLRNSSGPIAAAIGRFRSEEFDASIFEKVAGQDDQDCFDQDESLEAEEPAPQREGLPAGFRMRHDAHYVEELASRNHAGRIHLISTSEIDDPRPDEDRDLQPLVASVADFGVLEPLLVRRLASGRCELIAGSRRLAAAIAAGLERVPCLEHAADDERAKALADAARRPRPRNGHQVREFDATPSTATAHAEIGQSLDAIGACLHLFRDATRPEPERVALDLIAAEVCRATWLVQALSVLNEDLPIANATVDLGSVVKRIARALTPGRHRAGATIEIDVSASDICARGDEPLLTVAIAGTVMALQAATERVGTAVVRVRVGEGADGRVSVEATQEALRMPAAWRARFLDLQWTDRPGGRRIAVALAASRRIAELHHGTLTMEDVDHGGCRLALSLPRV, from the coding sequence GTGTCTGACCTTCGAAATTCGTCCGGTCCCATCGCGGCGGCAATCGGCAGGTTTCGGTCCGAGGAGTTCGACGCCAGCATCTTCGAGAAGGTCGCCGGCCAAGACGACCAGGACTGTTTCGACCAGGACGAGAGCCTCGAGGCCGAGGAACCGGCGCCCCAGCGCGAAGGACTGCCGGCCGGGTTTCGCATGCGGCACGACGCGCACTACGTCGAGGAATTGGCGTCCAGGAACCACGCCGGGCGCATCCACCTGATCTCCACGAGCGAAATCGACGATCCCCGACCCGACGAGGATCGCGATCTTCAACCCCTGGTGGCCTCAGTCGCTGACTTCGGCGTCCTCGAGCCGCTGCTGGTCCGCCGGCTGGCCAGCGGACGCTGCGAGCTGATCGCGGGATCGCGCCGCCTGGCGGCGGCGATCGCGGCGGGCCTCGAGAGGGTGCCCTGCCTGGAGCACGCGGCCGACGACGAGCGGGCGAAGGCACTGGCCGATGCCGCGCGCCGCCCACGCCCGCGGAACGGACACCAGGTTCGGGAGTTCGACGCGACACCTTCGACCGCGACGGCCCACGCCGAGATCGGCCAGAGCCTCGACGCCATCGGTGCATGCCTCCATCTCTTCCGCGACGCGACGCGTCCGGAGCCGGAACGGGTCGCCCTGGATCTGATCGCTGCGGAGGTGTGCCGGGCGACGTGGCTGGTCCAGGCGCTCTCGGTGCTGAACGAAGACCTGCCCATCGCGAACGCGACGGTCGATCTGGGGTCGGTCGTGAAGCGGATCGCTCGCGCGTTGACGCCAGGCAGGCATCGCGCCGGCGCGACGATCGAGATCGACGTGAGCGCGTCCGACATTTGCGCCCGCGGCGACGAGCCGCTTCTGACGGTCGCCATCGCGGGGACCGTGATGGCGCTGCAGGCCGCCACGGAACGGGTCGGAACGGCCGTCGTGCGGGTCCGAGTCGGCGAGGGAGCGGACGGCCGCGTGAGCGTCGAAGCGACACAGGAAGCCCTGAGGATGCCCGCCGCATGGCGCGCCAGGTTCCTCGACCTCCAGTGGACCGACAGGCCCGGGGGGCGCCGAATCGCAGTCGCCCTGGCGGCATCTCGCCGCATCGCCGAACTGCACCACGGGACGCTGACCATGGAGGACGTCGACCACGGCGGCTGCCGCCTGGCGCTGTCGCTTCCACGCGTATGA